Below is a genomic region from Pseudomonadota bacterium.
GCAGCCCTTGAACGCAAAGCTGGATTACGTATGAGTGCTGTACGCAATATTTTACGCGGGCAGTCTAAACGTCCTAGTGCAGAAAACCTACGGGCTATTGCCAAGACTTTAGAGTGTTCGATTACTGATTTGATTGGCCCAGAGCCAGAAGCAGCAGCAGCCCCGCCTGAGCCAAAAGGTAGCTCGATCCGTTTTACAGAGCCACAATTGCTTCTCGATAGCAGTAAGATAATCGTAGAGATACTTAGCAGCAAAGATCACAGCTTGACGGTCGAAAATGTGCTTGATCTGATAGGGCAAGTTTATTTATACTCGGCGCAAAATCAAGAAAGTGAGAT
It encodes:
- a CDS encoding helix-turn-helix transcriptional regulator, yielding MSEQSDVNAGLQQQIRERMLDKNLSVAALERKAGLRMSAVRNILRGQSKRPSAENLRAIAKTLECSITDLIGPEPEAAAAPPEPKGSSIRFTEPQLLLDSSKIIVEILSSKDHSLTVENVLDLIGQVYLYSAQNQESEIDTRFANWVVDQAI